In Odontesthes bonariensis isolate fOdoBon6 chromosome 6, fOdoBon6.hap1, whole genome shotgun sequence, one genomic interval encodes:
- the LOC142383038 gene encoding LOW QUALITY PROTEIN: piwi-like protein 2 (The sequence of the model RefSeq protein was modified relative to this genomic sequence to represent the inferred CDS: substituted 1 base at 1 genomic stop codon): MPLLVQKLNCDPLNKSGTKGTPITIGSNHIPIRCKNEAVYQYHITFTPNVESMAMRFGMMKEHRPTTGEVVAFDGSILYLPVKLSYVAGLKCLRRTDNEEIEIKIHMTKILPPNSDLCIPFYNVVLRRVMKIIGLKLVGRNHYDPESAVILGKHRFVVLNXHRSQSSCCYGCPIISIILRCSVCLYLSVDVSHKVLRNDSVLDVVNALYQQSKENFQDECAKELIGSIVITRYNNRTYRIDAIEWNKSPKDTFTLMDGTQTSFSEYYSTNYGITIKELNQPLLLHRPKERSRPAGKQIITGEILLVPELSFMTGIPDKMRKDFRADLTTHINVSGEQHAHSIKQTSIKGRTLPLETICLQSSSFATGADVSWSREITRDASISSVPLNNWAIFYPRRCAEQAEELVSTFNKVAGPIGLRLERPIRMELRDDRTETYIKSIHSQLTSEPNLQLVVCIMVGKRDDLYSAIKKLCCVKSPVPSQVSINVRTISQQQKLRSIAQKILLQVNSKLGGELWTVNVPLKNLMVIGVDVHHDTSKSHQSVMGFVASVNSSLTRWYSRVTFQAPNEELINGFIVCLLAALQKYYEVNHNLPEKIVVYRDGVSDGQLKMVEQYEIPQLIKCFETFPSYEPKLVFIVVQKRISTTLYSRVANGFGTPPPGTVLDHTLTQKDWVDFYLMAHQIRHGCGLPTHYISLYNTANLTPDHLQRLTFKMCHLYWNWPGTIRVPAPCKYAHKLAFLSGQYLHSEPAIQLSDKLHQLPAYITGKPA, encoded by the exons ATGCCGCTTTTGGTGCAGAAGCTGAATTG TGACCCCCTTAATAAATCTGGAACAAAAGGAACTCCGATAACGATTGGGTCAAACCACATCCCAATTAGATGCAAGAATGAAGCGGTGTATCAGTACCATATTACATTTAC ACCAAATGTTGAGTCGATGGCGATGCGTTTTGGCATGATGAAAGAACACCGTCCAACCACAGGGGAGGTGGTGGCTTTTGATGGCTCCATACTGTACCTGCCAGTTAAGCTGAGCTAT GTGGCTGGTCTCAAATGTTTGAGACGGACCGATAACGAGGAAATAGAAATCAAAATCCACATGACGAAGATTTTGCCACCCAACTCTGATCTTTGCATCCCATTCTACAATGTTGTGCTCAGGAG ggTAATGAAAATCATTGGACTGAAACTGGTTGGCCGAAATCATTACGATCCAGAGAGTGCAGTCATTCTTGGAAAACATCGGTTTGTAGTTTTAAATTAACATCGGAGCCAAAGTTCCTGCTGTTATGGCTGCCCTATTATTTCCATTATCCTGCGTTGCTCTGTGTGTCTCTACCTGTCCGTGGACGTGTCTCACAAGGTTTTGCGGAATGACTCTGTGCTTGATGTCGT GAATGCTCTGTACCAACAGAGCAAAGAGAACTTCCAAGACGAATGTGCCAAAGAACTCATTGGCAGCATTGTCATCACCCGCTACAATAATCGCACCTATCGCATTGATGCTATTGAGTGGAACAAGTCGCCCAAGGACACCTTCACTTTGATGGATGGCACACAAACCTCCTTTTCGGAATACTACAG CACGAACTATGGGATCACAATCAAAGAGCTGAACCAGCCTTTACTCCTGCATCGACCCAAGGAGAGGTCCAGGCCAGCAGGAAAg CAAATCATTACTGGAGAGATCCTTTTAGTCCCAGAACTTTCCTTCATGACGGGAATCCCAGATAAAATGAGGAAGGACTTCAgagct GACTTGACCACGCACATCAATGTGAGTGGTGAGCAGCACGCACACTCAATAAAGCAGACCTCG ATTAAAGGTAGAACGCTGCCCCTTGAAACCATCTGTCTTCAGTCCTCATCCTTTGCAACTGGTGCCGATGTATCCTGGTCCAGAGAGATCACGAGAGACGCTTCAATCAGCTCC GTCCCCTTGAACAACTGGGCCATCTTCTACCCTCGTCGCTGTGCTGAACAAGCGGAGGAGCTGGTTTCAACTTTTAATAAGGTGGCTGGGCCCATCGGGTTACGACTGGAGCGACCGATTCGAATGGAACTGCGGGATGATCGAACCGAAACTTACATCAAGAGCATCCACTCTCAGCTCACCAGTGAG CCTAATTTGCAGCTTGTAGTGTGCATAATGGTCGGCAAAAGAGATGATCTCTACAGTGCCATCAAGAAGCTGTGCTGTGTTAAAAGCCCCGTACCTTCCCAGGTTT CCATCAATGTCCGAACAATATCTCAGCAACAGAAGTTGAGGAGTATTGCCCAGAAGATACTCCTGCAGGTGAACAGCAAGTTAGGTGGCGAACTCTGGACTGTCAACGTTCCCCTG AAAAACTTGATGGTAATTGGAGTTGATGTCCACCATGATACCAGCAAGTCGCATCAGTCGGTCATGGGTTTTGTCGCAAGTGTCAACAG CTCACTGACCCGCTGGTACTCCAGAGTAACTTTCCAGGCACCCAATGAGGAACTGATCAATGGCTTCATAGTTTGCCTGCTGGCAGCATTGCAGAAGTACTACGAG GTAAACCACAACCTACCAGAAAAGATTGTGGTCTATCGGGACGGTGTGTCCGATGGACAGCTGAAGATGGTGGAGCAGTACGAGATCCCACAGTTGATCAAATGTTTTGAGACATTCCCCAGCTATGAGCCCAAGCTGGTCTTCATCGTGGTCCAAAAGCGCATCAGCACCACTCTCTACTCCAGGGTTGCAAACGGCTTTGGCACTCCTCCACCTGGGACTGTTCTGGATCACACCCTCACTCAGAAAGACTG GGTCGACTTTTATCTGATGGCACATCAAATTCGCCACGGCTGTGGACTTCCTACACACTACATCTCTTTGTACAACACAGCAAACCTCACGCCAGACCATTTGCAAAG GTTGACGTTCAAAATGTGCCACCTATACTGGAACTGGCCTGGCACCATTCGTGTTCCAGCACCATGCAAGTATGCCCACAAACTGGCTTTCCTTTCCGGCCAGTACCTGCACTCAGAGCCGGCCATCCAGCTCTCAGACAAGCTCCACCAGTTACCTGCTTACATCACAGGAAAACCAGCTTGA